The following are from one region of the Choloepus didactylus isolate mChoDid1 chromosome 11 unlocalized genomic scaffold, mChoDid1.pri SUPER_11_unloc2, whole genome shotgun sequence genome:
- the TRIM17 gene encoding E3 ubiquitin-protein ligase TRIM17: MDAVELARKLQEEATCSICLEYFTDPVMTVCGHNFCRECIRMTWEKGKGKKGRRKRRGSFPCPECREMSPQRNLRPNRLLTKVAEMARQHPSIQKKDLCKIHQELLKLYCKDDQSPLCVVCRESREHRLHAVLPIEEAIQEYKVKLKESIKHLRDEMMTIEKLQIKEDQTLKEWQEKVKLQRERILVEFEKMSLFLADEEQRLLTVLKKEEEETSEKLRENKAILDQQSHSLETLLLELEDKNEHSALQMVQVRQGDLCPLEENSLKTQYPEAVPTVLKTVCRVPGQIEMLKSFQVDVVPDVETAYPHLVLYESRQRCYLSSPVESTLRNRDRFLAYPCVVGQKTFSSGRHYWEVGMNLTGDALWALGVCRDNVSRKDRVPTSPENGFWVVQLSKGKKYLSTICASTPFTLMEPPSHVGIFLDYEAGDISFYSVNDGTHLHTYSQATFSGPLQPFFCLGAPKSGQMVISTVTVWVKG, encoded by the exons ATGGATGCTGTGGAACTTGCCAGAAAGCTCCAGGAGGAAGCCACCTGCTCCATCTGCCTAGAGTACTTTACGGACCCGGTGATGACCGTCTGCGGCCACAACTTCTGCCGGGAGTGCATCCGGATGACctgggagaaggggaaagggaagaagggaaggaggaagcgGAGAGGCTCCTTCCCGTGCCCCGAGTGCCGGGAGATGTCCCCGCAGAGGAACCTACGCCCCAACCGCCTGCTGACCAAGGTGGCCGAGATGGCACGGCAGCACCCCAGCATCCAGAAGAAGGACCTGTGCAAGATCCACCAGGAGCTGCTGAAGCTGTACTGCAAGGACGACCAGAGCCCCCTCTGTGTGGTCTGCAGGGAGTCCCGAGAGCACCGGCTGCACGCAGTGCTGCCCATAGAAGAGGCCATCCAGGAGTACAAG GTGAAGTTGAAGGAGAGCATAAAGCATCTGAGAGATGAAATGATGACGATTGAGAAGCTGCAGATCAAAGAAGACCAGACCTTAAAGGAATGGCAG GAGAAGGTGAAGCTCCAGAGAGAACGCATCCTGGTGGAGTTTGAGAAAATGAGCCTCTTCCTGGCCGACGAGGAGCAGCGCCTTCTCACGGTcctgaagaaggaggaggaggagacctCGGAGAAGCTGCGGGAGAACAAGGCCATCCTGGATCAGCAGAGCCACTCCCTGGAGACGCTCCTCCTGGAGCTGGAGGACAAGAACGAGCACTCGGCCCTGCAGATGGTCCAGGTGAGACAGGGCG ACCTGTGTCCACTGGAGGAAAACAGCCTGAAGACGCAGTACCCAGAGGCCGTCCCCACCGTGCTGAAGACGGTGTGCAGGGTTCCTGGGCAAATAGAGATGCTcaaaagtttccaag TGGACGTGGTGCCTGACGTGGAGACGGCCTACCCTCACCTCGTCTTGTACGAGAGCCGGCAGCGCTGCTACCTCAGCTCCCCGGTGGAGAGCACGCTCCGCAACAGGGACAGGTTCCTCGCCTACCCCTGCGTGGTGGGACAGAAGACCTTCTCCTCGGGCAGACACTACTGGGAGGTGGGCATGAATCTCACCGGGGACGCGCTGTGGGCCCTGGGCGTCTGCAGAGACAACGTGAGCCGCAAGGACAGGGTCCCGACATCTCCTGAGAACGGATTCTGGGTCGTGCAGCTGTCCAAGGGAAAGAAATACTTGTCCACCATCTGTGCTTCCACCCCCTTCACGTTGATGGAGCCGCCCAGCCACGTGGGGATCTTCTTGGACTACGAGGCCGGCGACATTTCCTTCTACAGTGTGAACGACGGAACACACCTGCACACATACTCCCAGGCCACCTTCTCTGGGCCCCTCCAGCCCTTCTTCTGCCTTGGAGCACCTAAGTCGGGCCAGATGGTGATTTCTACGGTGACCGTGTGGGTTAAGGGATAA
- the TRIM11 gene encoding E3 ubiquitin-protein ligase TRIM11, whose product MAAPDLSTNLQEEATCAICLDYFTDPVMTDCGHNFCRECISRCWGQPEGPYACPECRELSPQRNLRPNRPLAKMAEMARRLHPPSPVPQGVCAAHREPLASFCRDELRLLCATCERSREHWAHRVLPLQDAADDLKGKLEMSLEHLRKQMEDALLFQAQAEETCALWQKMVESQRQNVLTEFERLRRFLVEEEQQLLQKLEEEELEVLPRLRESAARLVQQSSALGELIAELEGRCQLPALGLLQDIRDALCRIQDVKLQPPEVVPMELRTVCRVPGLVETLRRFRGDVTLDPDTANPELVLSEDRRSVRRGDLRQALPDTPERFDPGPCVLGHLRLNSGRHYWEVEVGERANWALGVCRENVNRKETGELSAGNGFWILVFLGSYYNSPEQAFVPLREPPRRVGIFLDYEAGHLSFYSATDGSLLFIFPETSFSGALRPLFSPLSSSPTPMTICRVKSGPGDVLAP is encoded by the exons ATGGCCGCCCCGGACCTATCGACCAACCTCCAGGAGGAGGCCACCTGCGCCATCTGCCTCGACTACTTCACGGACCCGGTGATGACCGACTGCGGCCACAACTTCTGCCGCGAGTGCATCAGCCGCTGCTGGGGCCAGCCCGAGGGGCCGTACGCGTGCCCCGAGTGCCGGGAGCTCTCCCCGCAGAGGAACCTGCGCCCCAACCGCCCGCTCGCCAAGATGGCTGAGATGGCGCGGCGCCTGCACCCGCCGTCCCCGGTCCCGCAGGGCGTGTGCGCCGCGCACCGCGAGCCGCTGGCCTCCTTCTGCCGCGACGAGCTGCGGCTGCTGTGCGCGACGTGCGAGCGCTCCCGGGAGCACTGGGCGCACCGCGTGCTCCCGCTGCAGGACGCGGCCGACGACCTGAAG GGGAAGCTGGAGATGTCCCTGGAGCATCTGCGGAAACAGATGGAAGATGCTCTGCTGTTCCAGGCCCAGGCGGAGGAGACTTGTGCCCTGTGGCAG AAGATGGTTGAGAGCCAGCGGCAGAACGTCCTGACCGAGTTCGAGCGGCTGCGCCGCTTCCTGGTGGAGGAGGAGCAGCAGCTGCtgcagaagctggaggaggaggagctggaggtGCTGCCCCGGCTGCGCGAGAGCGCCGCCCGCCTGGTGCAGCAGAGCAGCGCGCTCGGGGAGCTCATCGCAGAGCTGGAGGGGCGCTGCCAGCTGCCGGCGCTGGGGCTGCTGCAG GACATCAGGGACGCCCTGTGCAG GATCCAGGACGTGAAGCTGCAGCCTCCGGAGGTGGTGCCCATGGAGCTGCGGACGGTGTGCAGGGTCCCCGGGCTGGTGGAGACGCTGCGGAGGTTCCGAG GGGACGTGACCCTGGACCCAGACACAGCTAACCCCGAACTGGTCCTGTCCGAGGACCGGCGGAGCGTGAGGCGGGGGGATCTGCGGCAGGCCCTGCCCGATACCCCAGAGAGGTTCGACCCGGGCCCCTGTGTGCTGGGCCACCTGCGCCTCAACTCGGGCCGTCACTACTGGGAGGTGGAGGTCGGGGAGCGGGCCAACTGGGCCCTGGGCGTGTGCCGAGAGAACGTCAACAGGAAGGAGACGGGCGAGCTGTCGGCTGGCAATGGCTTCTGGATCCTGGTGTTCCTGGGCAGCTACTACAACTCTCCCGAGCAGGCCTTCGTTCCCCTGCGTGAGCCCCCCCGGCGCGTGGGCATCTTCCTGGACTACGAGGCCGGCCATCTGTCCTTCTACAGTGCGACTGACGGGTCACTCCTGTTCATCTTCCCCGAGACGTCCTTCTCCGGGGCTCTCCGGCCCCTCTTCTCACCGCTGTCCAGCAGCCCCACCCCTATGACCATCTGCAGGGTGAAAAGTGGGCCCGGGGACGTGCTGGCTCCCTAG